A window from Bacteroidales bacterium encodes these proteins:
- a CDS encoding MBOAT family protein → MFNIWQYIIGIFTYNESRPIIFTEASFWIFFTILLFGYSIVYKKHLLRTIYLLLFSYFFYYKSSGLFFVLLIFATICDFTTGILIPISSKKWVRRLLVGVSVSINLGVLSYFKYSYFYIDTINHIFGTNLVVVNYISLWTNQIFSAHFDASTIILPVGISFYTFQTISYTVDIYREKLKPLRNILDFGFYVSFFPQLVAGPIVRAAEFIPQIYKKFSLSWQEFNHAYFLILNGLIKKMVISNFISINFVDRVFDNPLSYSGFENLMATYGYAIQIYCDFSGYTDIAIGVALLLGFRLPINFNSPYKAINITDFWRRWHISLSSWLRDYLYIPLGGNKKGKTRTYINLMITMLLGGLWHGANIRFLIWGGIHGISLAIHKLWVSIFPEPKVKSAVWKRFLAGFLTFQIVCLAWIFFRSTDIDNAVKMLHQIFNRFGFSSIISNLTSQLNIYGLILIGFAIHWLPISFKESYRGAFIKSPLTLKIVATLIIVFIIIQIKTSDIQPFIYFRF, encoded by the coding sequence ATGTTTAATATTTGGCAATATATCATCGGCATATTCACTTACAACGAAAGCAGACCGATTATTTTTACGGAAGCATCGTTCTGGATATTCTTTACAATATTGCTATTTGGCTATTCTATTGTTTATAAAAAACATCTATTACGCACCATTTACTTACTCCTATTCAGCTATTTTTTTTACTATAAATCAAGTGGGTTATTCTTTGTTCTGCTCATTTTTGCTACCATTTGCGATTTTACAACAGGTATTTTAATACCAATATCATCAAAAAAATGGGTGAGAAGACTTCTTGTTGGGGTAAGCGTTTCAATAAACCTTGGCGTATTATCATACTTTAAGTACTCCTATTTTTATATCGATACTATAAATCATATTTTTGGTACAAACTTAGTGGTTGTAAACTACATATCGCTTTGGACAAATCAAATCTTCAGCGCTCATTTCGATGCTTCAACCATAATTCTTCCTGTTGGAATATCATTTTACACATTCCAGACGATTAGCTATACAGTAGATATTTACAGAGAAAAACTTAAACCGCTCCGTAATATCCTTGATTTTGGATTTTATGTATCATTCTTTCCGCAACTTGTTGCAGGGCCAATTGTGCGTGCAGCAGAGTTCATTCCTCAGATATATAAGAAATTTAGTCTAAGTTGGCAGGAGTTTAACCACGCTTACTTCCTAATCCTTAATGGACTTATAAAGAAGATGGTTATCTCCAATTTTATATCTATTAATTTTGTTGATAGGGTATTCGATAACCCGTTGAGCTACTCAGGGTTTGAAAACCTAATGGCAACCTATGGTTATGCAATACAGATCTACTGTGATTTTTCGGGTTATACTGATATTGCAATAGGCGTGGCTCTCTTATTGGGTTTCAGGTTACCTATCAACTTTAACTCTCCCTATAAAGCGATAAACATTACCGATTTCTGGCGGCGTTGGCATATTTCGCTCTCATCGTGGTTAAGGGATTATCTGTATATCCCCCTAGGAGGAAATAAAAAAGGGAAAACCAGAACCTATATAAACCTAATGATTACAATGCTCTTGGGTGGTTTGTGGCATGGTGCAAATATCCGATTTTTGATTTGGGGGGGCATACATGGAATATCTTTGGCAATTCATAAACTTTGGGTAAGCATATTCCCCGAGCCAAAGGTAAAATCTGCTGTTTGGAAAAGATTCCTAGCAGGGTTTCTTACCTTTCAGATTGTATGCTTAGCATGGATATTCTTTAGATCTACGGATATTGATAATGCGGTTAAAATGCTGCATCAAATTTTTAATCGATTTGGTTTCTCATCAATAATATCAAACCTTACTTCGCAGCTAAACATATACGGACTTATATTGATCGGTTTTGCAATCCATTGGCTACCAATATCATTTAAAGAAAGCTATAGGGGTGCATTTATTAAATCCCCATTAACCTTGAAAATAGTAGCAACCCTTATTATTGTCTTTATTATCATTCAAATTAAAACATCGGATATACAACCATTTATCTATTTTAGATTTTGA
- a CDS encoding LysM peptidoglycan-binding domain-containing protein, with the protein MKRIISYIFTLSILLNYNQVDAQNTKPAIQDSTLEKIGLSVDFNNNLDSLLNLWYVQQSVDSANLTAKMELDSTVPLINIPDSVYTKRLSKINSFIELPYNSIVKSFISMYTQNRKELVGVMLGLSDYYFPIFEETLDLYQLPQELRYLPIIESALNPRAVSRAGATGLWQFMYGTGRMYKLTINSYVDERRDPIASTHAAARYLKDLYSIYKDWTLVIAAYNCGPGNVNKAIRRAGGKKNYWDIYYYLPRETRGYVPAFIAAIYTYNYYKEYNIKPQMVNIPQTSDTLMINQLLHLQQVSEVLGIPIGLLRDLNPQFKLDIIPAKDRAFALKIPLDAVGSFIDKEKEIYSYKDSIYFNPKNSISPTKFTSSYQYDVPAGSIRYEYRVQSGDNLGFISERLGVSVSQLRSWNNLYSNMIRLNQRLVVYVSPRIATQLGIAVPTKTTQKIEAGYVVHTVKPGDTLWTIARQYPGVSGDDIIKINNLKSDRVYPGQTLKIKAKT; encoded by the coding sequence ATGAAGAGAATAATCAGCTACATTTTCACCCTATCTATTCTGCTGAATTACAATCAAGTTGATGCACAAAATACTAAACCAGCTATTCAAGACTCAACCCTTGAGAAAATTGGTCTTTCTGTAGATTTCAATAACAACCTCGATAGCCTATTAAATCTTTGGTATGTTCAACAATCTGTAGATTCTGCCAATTTAACTGCTAAAATGGAGTTGGATAGCACAGTTCCGTTGATAAATATTCCCGATTCTGTTTATACTAAACGCTTATCGAAAATAAATTCATTTATTGAACTACCATATAATAGTATTGTAAAGAGTTTTATCTCCATGTACACCCAAAACAGGAAGGAACTTGTTGGTGTAATGCTTGGATTATCTGATTATTATTTCCCAATTTTTGAAGAAACCCTCGATCTTTACCAATTACCTCAGGAACTGAGATATTTACCGATAATAGAATCTGCCTTGAATCCTAGAGCCGTTTCACGAGCTGGTGCAACCGGATTATGGCAGTTTATGTATGGCACTGGCAGAATGTACAAGTTAACCATAAATTCTTATGTTGATGAGCGTCGTGATCCAATCGCTTCAACCCATGCCGCTGCTCGTTACCTAAAAGATTTATACTCTATTTACAAAGATTGGACTTTGGTTATTGCAGCCTATAACTGTGGCCCTGGCAATGTTAATAAAGCTATTCGTAGAGCAGGGGGTAAGAAAAATTATTGGGATATATACTACTATCTTCCCAGAGAGACAAGAGGTTACGTACCTGCTTTTATAGCAGCAATTTATACCTATAACTATTATAAGGAGTATAATATTAAGCCTCAAATGGTAAATATTCCCCAAACATCAGACACCTTGATGATTAATCAATTACTTCACCTCCAACAAGTATCTGAAGTTCTTGGGATTCCAATCGGACTGCTTCGCGATCTAAACCCCCAGTTCAAACTTGATATAATTCCTGCAAAGGATAGAGCATTTGCTCTAAAAATTCCATTGGATGCTGTAGGTTCATTTATTGATAAAGAGAAAGAAATTTATTCATACAAGGATAGTATCTATTTCAACCCAAAAAACAGCATAAGCCCTACAAAGTTTACCTCATCGTATCAATATGATGTACCAGCAGGGAGCATTAGGTATGAATATAGGGTTCAATCAGGTGATAACCTTGGTTTTATTTCAGAGAGATTGGGCGTTAGCGTTTCACAGCTGCGATCATGGAATAACCTTTATAGTAATATGATCAGGCTAAATCAAAGGCTTGTGGTTTACGTTTCGCCACGAATAGCAACACAACTGGGCATTGCAGTTCCAACCAAAACTACACAAAAAATTGAGGCTGGTTATGTTGTGCATACCGTAAAACCTGGTGATACTTTGTGGACAATTGCTCGTCAATATCCAGGCGTATCTGGTGACGATATTATTAAGATCAATAACCTTAAAAGTGATAGGGTTTACCCAGGTCAAACATTAAAGATTAAAGCAAAGACCTAA
- a CDS encoding diacylglycerol kinase family lipid kinase yields the protein MADRWYVIINPQAGSGKGKTDWLQIESLLRVNEINFEHVFTTHKYHAVELAVNAINNGFKRLIAVGGDGTLNEIVNGVFIQTKYPTAEIIIGVIAVGTGNDWSRMYAIHSTYESKVLAIKTGKLFLQDVGKVEYEESLVKQARYFANAAGVGFDAEVARRTNKLKETGHRGKILYMGSLVRALFDYKPSDINISVDDEKLGGKIFSLTVGIGRFNGGGMMQVPNAISDDGLFDVTVIRQIRRFEVIRNIYRLYNGSILSHPKISGHIGKTVNISSDIPIGLEVDGESLGVSPFIFSVVPKSINVIVGADFHSVESPATTVIEAE from the coding sequence ATGGCTGATAGGTGGTATGTTATTATAAACCCTCAAGCTGGTAGCGGAAAGGGAAAGACCGACTGGTTGCAAATAGAATCATTGCTTAGGGTGAATGAAATCAATTTTGAACATGTTTTTACTACACATAAATACCATGCAGTTGAATTAGCAGTAAATGCAATTAATAACGGCTTTAAGAGGCTAATTGCTGTTGGAGGAGATGGTACTCTAAACGAGATTGTGAATGGTGTATTTATTCAAACCAAGTATCCCACAGCTGAAATAATTATTGGGGTAATAGCGGTTGGTACTGGTAATGATTGGTCGAGGATGTACGCAATACATTCAACCTATGAGTCGAAGGTTTTGGCCATTAAAACGGGCAAATTATTCCTACAAGATGTTGGAAAGGTAGAGTACGAGGAGTCTTTGGTAAAACAGGCTCGTTATTTTGCCAATGCCGCTGGGGTTGGATTTGATGCTGAGGTTGCACGGAGAACAAATAAATTAAAGGAAACAGGGCATAGGGGTAAGATACTGTATATGGGTAGCCTTGTAAGAGCACTTTTTGATTATAAACCTTCCGATATTAATATTTCCGTTGATGACGAGAAACTAGGTGGCAAGATATTTAGCTTAACGGTTGGCATTGGTCGTTTTAACGGCGGGGGAATGATGCAAGTCCCAAATGCAATCTCCGATGATGGGCTATTTGATGTTACTGTAATTCGCCAGATAAGAAGATTTGAGGTGATACGTAATATTTATAGGTTGTACAATGGTTCCATCCTTTCTCACCCCAAAATTTCGGGGCATATTGGAAAAACAGTCAATATTTCGTCTGATATTCCTATAGGACTTGAGGTAGACGGTGAATCGTTGGGTGTATCACCCTTCATATTCAGCGTTGTTCCAAAGAGTATAAATGTAATTGTTGGAGCCGATTTCCATTCAGTTGAAAGCCCTGCAACTACTGTTATTGAGGCAGAATAA
- a CDS encoding ParB/RepB/Spo0J family partition protein — translation MSKKMALGRGLGALIEDANEPQRNEVTEHRVTSELVNEIDLEKIDLNPYQPRTSFDQEALNELSESIKRLGIIQPITVRSVDGKFQLISGERRLRAAKIAGLKRIPAYIRTADDQGLLEMALVENIQREDLDAIEVAISYQRLIEECSLTQENLADRVGKKRATVGNYLRLLKLPADIQLGIRQTKLSMGHARALITIDDPIAQLKIYRAIIDNDLSVRKTEDEVRALQEKHPEKSQKLKSNKDLPETEAQLKDHLINKLGWAADIKTGPKGDGKIVISYHNEVELQEIIHKFNSLEE, via the coding sequence ATGAGTAAGAAAATGGCCCTAGGGCGTGGATTAGGAGCACTAATTGAGGATGCTAACGAGCCCCAAAGAAACGAGGTGACAGAGCATCGAGTAACAAGTGAGCTGGTTAATGAGATTGATCTTGAAAAAATTGATCTCAACCCCTACCAACCACGTACAAGTTTCGATCAAGAAGCCCTAAATGAGTTGTCTGAGTCAATAAAACGATTAGGAATAATTCAACCTATAACCGTTCGTTCTGTTGACGGAAAGTTTCAGCTAATTTCGGGTGAACGTCGTTTACGTGCAGCTAAAATTGCTGGTCTCAAAAGAATTCCTGCTTACATTCGTACTGCTGATGATCAGGGACTTTTGGAAATGGCTTTGGTTGAAAATATTCAGCGTGAAGATCTTGATGCCATTGAAGTTGCAATTAGCTACCAGCGTCTTATTGAGGAGTGTAGCCTTACACAGGAAAATCTTGCCGATAGGGTTGGGAAAAAGAGAGCCACTGTAGGCAACTACCTTCGATTACTAAAACTACCTGCCGATATTCAACTTGGTATTCGCCAAACGAAACTATCCATGGGGCATGCTAGAGCCTTAATCACCATTGATGATCCTATTGCACAGCTAAAAATTTATCGTGCCATCATTGATAATGATCTATCGGTTCGAAAAACAGAGGACGAGGTTCGTGCACTCCAAGAAAAGCATCCTGAAAAATCTCAAAAACTAAAATCAAACAAAGATCTTCCCGAAACTGAAGCTCAGCTTAAGGATCATCTAATAAATAAACTTGGTTGGGCTGCTGATATCAAAACGGGTCCAAAAGGTGATGGTAAAATCGTAATATCCTACCATAACGAAGTTGAACTACAAGAGATTATTCATAAATTTAATAGTTTGGAAGAATAA
- a CDS encoding ParA family protein, translating to MAKVIAIANQKGGVGKTTTAINLAASLAVLEKKVLLVDADPQANATSGTGFDLRNIKTSIYECLVDEVNPKDIILNSEIKGLDLIPSNIDLVGAEIEMLNLPNREKMLKGVIDKVKDEYDFVLIDCSPSLGLITVNALSAADSVMIPVQCEYFALEGLGKLLNTIKIIQSRLNTALEIEGFLLTMYDARLRLSNQVVDEVKKHFQQMVFETIIQRNIKLSEAPSYGKPVILYDAVSTGSANYVNLARELLQRNSMTKISGKEKQINEN from the coding sequence ATGGCAAAAGTAATTGCAATTGCTAACCAAAAGGGTGGAGTTGGTAAAACCACGACCGCTATCAATCTCGCTGCAAGTTTAGCAGTTCTAGAAAAGAAAGTACTACTTGTAGATGCCGATCCTCAGGCAAATGCAACCTCAGGAACTGGTTTTGATCTTAGAAACATCAAAACTAGCATTTATGAATGTTTGGTTGATGAAGTTAATCCCAAAGATATCATTCTGAATAGCGAGATAAAGGGACTTGATCTGATTCCATCTAACATTGATCTTGTTGGGGCTGAGATTGAAATGCTAAATCTACCCAATAGAGAAAAAATGCTAAAAGGCGTAATTGATAAGGTTAAGGACGAATATGATTTTGTACTTATCGACTGCTCACCATCGTTAGGGCTAATCACCGTAAACGCTCTTAGCGCTGCCGATTCTGTTATGATTCCTGTTCAATGCGAGTATTTTGCGCTAGAAGGATTAGGAAAACTTCTTAATACCATTAAGATTATTCAGTCGCGCTTGAATACTGCACTTGAAATTGAAGGATTCCTACTAACCATGTACGATGCACGTTTACGCTTATCGAATCAGGTGGTTGATGAGGTTAAAAAACATTTTCAGCAAATGGTATTCGAGACTATTATTCAGCGTAATATCAAGCTGAGTGAGGCCCCAAGTTACGGCAAGCCTGTAATTCTTTACGACGCTGTATCTACAGGTTCAGCCAACTATGTAAACCTTGCACGTGAATTACTTCAGAGGAACAGCATGACAAAGATTAGCGGTAAGGAAAAGCAAATTAATGAGAATTAA